One Alkalicoccus halolimnae DNA segment encodes these proteins:
- a CDS encoding TrmH family RNA methyltransferase: MEVISSSQNPRIKAWKKLQKKKERDRSGLFLIEGEHLIEEALKASLTVKQIICSEGRGIPREWTVSGIEVVEVTEQVLADLAETETPQGMIAVCVKPQLKNIVFDSGKYLLLDRVQDPGNLGSLFRTSEAAGMTGVILGEGCADPFNPKVIRATQGALFHIPIQSMDLEDALQYCHESGIPVFGTSLNGSTYSAIEPQESFALLMGNEGSGVDPDLLAKTDQNLYIPLHGKSESLNVGVAAGILVYHLSGH; the protein is encoded by the coding sequence ATGGAAGTTATTTCATCAAGTCAAAATCCGCGTATTAAAGCCTGGAAAAAGCTCCAGAAAAAAAAGGAGCGGGACCGCTCAGGATTGTTCCTTATCGAAGGAGAACATTTAATAGAAGAAGCTTTAAAAGCTTCTCTTACCGTCAAGCAGATTATCTGTTCTGAAGGCAGAGGGATCCCAAGGGAGTGGACGGTGAGCGGGATTGAGGTAGTCGAGGTAACCGAGCAGGTGCTTGCAGATCTTGCGGAAACAGAAACCCCTCAGGGAATGATAGCTGTCTGTGTAAAGCCGCAGCTGAAAAACATCGTTTTCGACTCTGGCAAATACCTTCTTCTTGACCGCGTCCAGGATCCGGGAAACCTTGGAAGTCTGTTCCGGACTTCTGAAGCAGCGGGGATGACAGGTGTTATTTTAGGAGAAGGCTGTGCCGATCCCTTTAATCCAAAAGTGATCCGTGCCACTCAGGGAGCGCTGTTTCATATTCCGATACAGAGCATGGATCTTGAAGATGCTTTACAATACTGCCATGAAAGCGGAATACCGGTGTTTGGTACGAGCTTGAACGGCAGCACGTATTCTGCTATAGAACCTCAGGAATCGTTCGCTCTTCTTATGGGAAACGAAGGCAGCGGCGTTGACCCGGATCTGCTTGCAAAAACCGATCAAAATCTTTACATTCCGCTGCATGGAAAGTCAGAATCACTCAATGTCGGAGTGGCAGCCGGAATTCTCGTATACCATCTGAGCGGCCATTAA
- a CDS encoding YitT family protein — translation MNYFVKLTIIVLSSILLGFAFNVFLLPHEVLTGGVTGIAMIFGLLTPLNTGIWIIVLNIPVIIIGWMKLGKEFIINSIISVAVTSVSMLYIPIVMVTEDALLSSVWGGILTGIGIGLIIRFYSSTGGFDVVGILLIKKWDVPLGGLIFGLNSIVVLFSGFFFGWELALYTMLSIYITGIVIDRIHTRHVKLNLMVVTSKGEEVRQAFLDNLVRGVTIIDGQGAYSREEKKVLYTVITRYELEVIRQIMKDIDPSAFVSISQSMQVMGNFRRD, via the coding sequence GTGAACTATTTCGTGAAATTAACTATAATCGTTCTTTCATCAATACTGCTCGGTTTCGCTTTTAACGTCTTTCTGCTTCCTCATGAAGTACTGACAGGCGGAGTGACCGGTATTGCGATGATTTTCGGTTTATTAACTCCCTTGAACACAGGAATATGGATTATCGTCCTGAACATTCCGGTTATTATTATCGGATGGATGAAGCTGGGAAAGGAATTTATTATAAACAGTATTATTTCAGTAGCCGTTACTTCTGTTTCGATGCTTTATATTCCTATCGTAATGGTAACGGAGGATGCCCTGCTTTCTTCTGTATGGGGCGGTATACTGACGGGTATCGGTATCGGACTGATCATCCGTTTTTACAGTTCTACAGGAGGTTTTGACGTTGTCGGGATTCTCCTTATTAAAAAATGGGACGTTCCGCTCGGCGGGTTGATCTTTGGACTTAACTCCATCGTTGTCCTCTTTTCCGGCTTTTTCTTCGGTTGGGAACTGGCACTTTATACGATGCTTTCCATTTATATTACTGGAATTGTCATTGACCGTATTCATACCCGTCACGTGAAGCTGAACCTGATGGTGGTAACGAGCAAAGGGGAAGAAGTACGGCAGGCATTTTTGGATAATCTCGTCCGCGGCGTAACAATTATCGACGGACAGGGAGCTTATTCCCGCGAAGAGAAAAAAGTGTTGTATACTGTAATTACACGCTACGAACTGGAAGTGATCCGCCAGATTATGAAAGATATTGACCCGTCGGCCTTTGTAAGTATCAGCCAGAGCATGCAGGTTATGGGGAATTTCCGGCGGGACTGA
- a CDS encoding M42 family metallopeptidase, protein MEDMLKMLKELTDANGIPGNEREPREVMKRYITPFADDVQTDHLGSLIAKKQGTAEDGPKIMVAGHLDEIGFMVTNIDDRGFLKFQCVGGWWEQVMLAQRVTVMTKNGNVPGVVGSKPPHILAPEARKKAVDKKEMFIDIGASSKEEAAEFGVRPGDSVVPVCDFTVMKNEKYLMAKAWDNRIGCAIAIEVLRRLKDESHPNTVYGVGTVQEEVGLRGARTSAHHIQPDIGFGVDVGIAGDTPGVTEKDALAKMGDGPQIVMYDASMVSHKGLRDFVTDTADEHSIPYQFDAMPGGGTDSGSIHLTANGVPALSITIATRYIHTHAAMLHRDDFESAVQLIVEVIKKMDRDTVNRITFD, encoded by the coding sequence ATGGAAGATATGCTGAAAATGCTCAAAGAATTGACTGATGCAAACGGTATTCCAGGAAACGAAAGAGAACCCCGGGAAGTCATGAAACGTTACATCACACCATTTGCAGACGACGTGCAGACAGATCATCTTGGCAGTCTCATTGCGAAAAAGCAGGGCACAGCAGAAGACGGTCCAAAAATCATGGTCGCCGGACACCTCGATGAAATCGGGTTTATGGTAACAAATATAGACGACCGCGGATTTTTGAAGTTTCAGTGCGTCGGCGGCTGGTGGGAGCAGGTGATGCTTGCCCAGCGTGTAACTGTAATGACGAAAAACGGAAATGTTCCGGGAGTTGTCGGATCAAAACCTCCGCATATTCTTGCCCCGGAGGCACGTAAAAAAGCGGTCGACAAAAAAGAGATGTTTATTGACATCGGCGCTTCCAGTAAAGAAGAAGCAGCGGAATTCGGAGTTCGCCCGGGAGATTCTGTCGTTCCGGTATGTGACTTTACGGTAATGAAAAATGAAAAGTATCTGATGGCGAAAGCGTGGGACAATAGGATCGGCTGTGCTATTGCCATTGAAGTCCTGCGCCGTCTTAAAGATGAAAGTCATCCCAACACGGTATATGGCGTAGGAACAGTACAGGAGGAAGTCGGACTGCGCGGAGCACGGACTTCAGCCCATCATATTCAGCCGGATATCGGTTTTGGTGTGGATGTAGGCATTGCAGGCGATACGCCGGGAGTAACCGAAAAAGATGCACTTGCTAAAATGGGTGATGGTCCGCAGATTGTTATGTACGACGCCTCCATGGTCTCTCACAAAGGCCTGCGTGATTTTGTGACGGATACAGCAGACGAACACAGTATTCCTTATCAGTTTGATGCGATGCCGGGCGGAGGCACGGATTCCGGGTCTATTCACCTGACCGCGAACGGAGTACCGGCCTTGTCCATTACGATTGCGACTCGTTACATTCATACTCATGCGGCTATGCTTCACCGTGATGATTTCGAAAGTGCCGTTCAGCTTATTGTAGAAGTCATTAAAAAAATGGACCGTGACACAGTAAACCGTATTACGTTTGACTGA
- a CDS encoding dUTP diphosphatase gives MNLRELFEKQQQLDSYIEKKRGVTGKEVFQDKLLAFVVETGELANEVRSFKFWSSKEASASPVILEEYVDGLHFLLSLGNTLEFVPETGTVEIETEEAPEQEKTEAFLEINGYVALLRMEPSLESYSVLFQGYVDLAGLLGYTWEDVLAAYEEKNKENYSRQDNNY, from the coding sequence ATGAATCTGCGGGAATTGTTTGAAAAGCAGCAGCAGCTGGACAGTTATATTGAAAAAAAGCGCGGGGTCACGGGAAAAGAAGTATTTCAGGATAAGCTGCTAGCTTTTGTTGTTGAAACAGGAGAGCTGGCCAACGAAGTACGCAGTTTTAAATTCTGGAGCAGCAAAGAAGCTTCTGCATCACCTGTTATTCTGGAAGAATATGTAGACGGACTGCACTTTCTGCTGTCACTCGGAAACACTCTGGAATTCGTTCCGGAAACGGGAACAGTTGAAATAGAAACCGAAGAGGCCCCGGAACAGGAAAAAACAGAGGCCTTTCTTGAAATTAACGGGTACGTGGCACTGCTGAGAATGGAGCCTTCCCTGGAAAGCTACAGCGTCCTTTTTCAAGGCTATGTCGACCTTGCCGGACTGCTCGGATATACGTGGGAGGATGTACTCGCAGCCTATGAAGAAAAAAACAAAGAAAATTATTCTCGTCAGGATAATAATTATTAA
- a CDS encoding sigma-w pathway protein ysdB: protein MFTVLLFRLFLLIAVSIIIYSLIKYFTDPRRRLERAQRSEDFYILDDTDNVRKNIFLTVRGAMFEGEKFLGTTDQSVEVTTIILSTDDQDRLRGMTSRDFHAIEKELIVRYPKADIEWRQPIADIKKKLEQQRK, encoded by the coding sequence ATGTTTACGGTATTATTATTCCGCCTGTTCCTTCTCATAGCTGTAAGTATTATTATTTACAGCCTCATAAAATATTTTACCGATCCGCGGCGCCGTCTCGAGAGAGCCCAGCGCAGCGAAGACTTTTATATTCTTGATGATACGGATAACGTCCGCAAAAATATTTTCCTGACTGTCCGCGGAGCGATGTTCGAAGGAGAAAAATTTCTCGGAACGACGGACCAGTCCGTGGAAGTCACGACTATCATTCTCTCTACTGATGATCAGGACAGACTGCGCGGCATGACAAGCCGGGACTTTCATGCGATTGAAAAGGAACTGATTGTCCGCTATCCAAAGGCCGATATAGAATGGCGTCAGCCTATTGCTGATATAAAGAAAAAACTGGAACAGCAGAGAAAATAA
- a CDS encoding TVP38/TMEM64 family protein, with the protein MESIQNAVFNAIEYTGWLAPILFILLHLLRPLLFLPVVLVCMAGGYFFGFWAGTVYSIIGLTLMSAVFYWIVNRFPGFQQRVAKMKRKVFQDREMTLVQVMILRMMPFVHFHLLSLYLIEMTQNFRNYMYFSTAGIILPSIMFTGFGHILMELSWGYALIIIALLGLLFVYIGRREKEEGTPLEKQA; encoded by the coding sequence ATGGAATCTATCCAGAACGCTGTTTTTAATGCTATTGAGTATACAGGTTGGCTCGCTCCTATCCTGTTTATTCTTCTACATCTTTTAAGGCCGCTCCTGTTTCTTCCGGTGGTCCTTGTCTGCATGGCAGGAGGTTATTTCTTTGGATTCTGGGCCGGAACAGTGTATTCCATAATCGGCCTCACACTTATGAGTGCGGTGTTTTACTGGATTGTAAACCGTTTTCCCGGGTTTCAGCAGAGAGTGGCGAAGATGAAAAGAAAGGTTTTCCAGGATCGTGAAATGACTCTCGTTCAGGTTATGATCCTGCGCATGATGCCGTTTGTTCATTTTCATCTTCTCTCTCTTTATCTGATCGAAATGACCCAGAACTTCAGAAATTATATGTACTTTTCGACAGCTGGTATTATACTTCCTTCCATAATGTTTACCGGCTTTGGCCATATACTTATGGAACTTTCATGGGGATATGCGCTTATTATTATTGCCCTGCTGGGGCTGCTGTTTGTTTATATCGGCAGACGTGAAAAGGAAGAAGGGACACCCCTAGAAAAACAGGCCTGA